The Microbacterium maritypicum genome contains a region encoding:
- a CDS encoding DUF1684 domain-containing protein yields MTSTAARTAIEVVDWRRRVFALYDAVRIADSPEEAHELWRIERDDLMLHHPATPLLPEDRALFEGLPIASYDPQWRFELPVLPADPGGFEFATGTDGIVPFERIGRVEIPDAGSLDVWRLASYGGGLFIPVRDALAGRPGGTYGGGRYLIDTVKGADLGSDARRGTIVLDFNFAYNPSCAYDPAWACPLAQPGNVLTTAVPVGEMYGVGSA; encoded by the coding sequence ATGACGAGCACAGCTGCGCGCACCGCCATCGAGGTCGTCGACTGGCGGCGCCGGGTCTTCGCCCTGTACGACGCCGTGCGGATCGCGGACTCCCCGGAGGAGGCGCACGAACTCTGGCGGATCGAGCGGGACGACCTGATGCTCCACCACCCGGCCACTCCGTTGCTGCCCGAGGACAGGGCGCTGTTCGAGGGGCTCCCGATCGCCTCGTACGACCCGCAGTGGCGCTTCGAACTGCCGGTCCTCCCCGCAGATCCCGGCGGCTTCGAGTTCGCGACCGGCACCGACGGCATCGTCCCGTTCGAGCGGATCGGCCGTGTGGAGATCCCGGATGCCGGATCGCTCGACGTCTGGCGGCTGGCCTCCTACGGTGGCGGTCTCTTCATCCCGGTGCGTGATGCGCTGGCCGGCCGCCCCGGCGGAACCTACGGCGGCGGACGCTACCTGATCGACACGGTCAAGGGCGCCGACCTCGGATCCGACGCCCGGCGCGGCACGATCGTGCTCGACTTCAACTTCGCCTACAACCCCTCGTGCGCCTACGACCCGGCGTGGGCCTGCCCACTCGCGCAACCGGGGAACGTACTCACGACCGCCGTCCCGGTCGGGGAGATGTACGGGGTCGGGAGCGCCTGA
- a CDS encoding sugar nucleotide-binding protein produces MTTPSRTLLVGSGKIAARLAPLILAHGEVFALRRSDAEPPAGVTGIRADLAAPLASRLPAVDAMVVTLPPGEGVSAYRTALTHLAEALPAIPARTVFVSSTGVFDGPGAARPITEQDDPEPTSARSRGLRDGERAAVEIFDAVVVRPAGIYGPGRDFLLRKVREGAAVEHARRTNRIHETDLVRTLELLLRTPAPPRLVHAVDESPAPLGEVVGFIARELGVDVPPDIDSADPGGFVYDGSLLRSLLGTLEYPTYREGYAEMIAGPTAS; encoded by the coding sequence GTGACCACCCCCTCCCGCACGCTCCTCGTCGGCTCCGGCAAGATCGCCGCCCGCCTCGCACCGCTGATCCTCGCGCACGGCGAGGTGTTCGCGCTGCGCAGGAGCGACGCCGAGCCGCCCGCCGGCGTGACCGGGATCCGCGCCGACCTTGCGGCGCCGCTCGCCTCGCGACTTCCCGCGGTCGACGCGATGGTCGTCACGCTTCCGCCCGGCGAGGGCGTGTCGGCCTACCGCACGGCGTTGACGCATCTCGCCGAGGCTCTGCCCGCGATCCCGGCCCGCACCGTGTTCGTGTCGTCGACCGGGGTGTTCGACGGTCCAGGGGCCGCGCGGCCGATCACCGAGCAGGACGATCCGGAACCGACGAGCGCGCGCTCGCGAGGACTGCGCGACGGCGAGCGGGCGGCCGTCGAGATCTTCGATGCGGTCGTGGTGAGGCCGGCCGGCATCTACGGACCCGGCCGCGACTTCCTGCTGCGGAAGGTGCGCGAAGGCGCGGCGGTCGAACACGCGCGGCGCACGAACCGCATCCACGAGACCGACCTGGTGCGCACCCTCGAACTGCTGCTGCGGACGCCCGCCCCTCCACGGCTCGTGCACGCCGTCGACGAGAGCCCGGCACCGCTGGGAGAGGTCGTCGGGTTCATCGCGCGCGAGCTCGGTGTCGATGTGCCTCCCGACATCGACTCTGCGGACCCGGGCGGCTTCGTGTACGACGGGTCGTTGCTGCGGTCGCTGCTCGGCACCCTCGAGTATCCGACCTATCGCGAGGGATACGCCGAGATGATCGCGGGCCCCACCGCGAGCTGA
- a CDS encoding RCC1 domain-containing protein — translation MSTGNTHVRRRLAGAVVIGVAAALAVPTAGWAAPTPDSGPVAGGTTVLIECADVSPIEMFAAGGMNAMIVTKEEKVLTWGAWQYGSNGNGGGSGPGQISQGAIPADADIVDADYDQYAGYVVAADGAIYAWGMNSSGQLGIGGFNPQESATPVKVNQGQIPAGVKPVSIAAGSGRAAVLADNGWVYSWGEPSNGEGTNNWRPEPVALAQGQIPAGVTLTQLANGNGNTYALGSDGWIYSWGGSFMGGNGDGNVGGADRLAPVRIAQGAVPAGVTFTQVAAGSYVGYGLGTDGKIYSWGYNGNGRLGIGDTGVTAVGAPVLVSAGDMPAGLSIKKIVASEFHVLVLADDGTMYSWGYNPDGQLGINSVVDAAAPVKVDTSDIPAGVIATDVEIGLQASFALGSDGRLYSWGGMRPTWGSISGPAQLGSYASEGRMRPGLALSFGVTEVTFDGIPGTDLDASGCPISVVTPPHVHGPVDVVVRTGLIAGTTATPYQSATTYPGGFTYLEPPVIVTSSLPDGTVGTIYTATVEATGPGPITLAVTTGSLPPGLVLDPATGALTGTPTTAGTYTFTVTATNQYGTDTQEYVVVIRERTVIPTIDPIDPTDPTGAPRGGSTSGGSASLAVTGGTAAFAAYAAGAGALLIVGGSGYLLFTRSRRRV, via the coding sequence ATGTCTACTGGGAACACACACGTCCGTCGTCGCCTGGCAGGTGCCGTGGTCATCGGCGTCGCCGCGGCTCTCGCGGTTCCGACCGCGGGGTGGGCCGCGCCCACACCCGACTCCGGCCCGGTCGCCGGAGGAACCACGGTTCTCATCGAATGCGCGGACGTCTCGCCGATCGAGATGTTCGCCGCAGGCGGGATGAACGCCATGATTGTCACGAAGGAGGAGAAGGTCCTCACCTGGGGCGCGTGGCAGTACGGATCCAACGGGAACGGCGGGGGATCAGGCCCCGGGCAGATCTCGCAGGGGGCGATCCCCGCGGATGCCGACATCGTCGACGCCGACTACGACCAGTACGCCGGCTACGTGGTCGCCGCCGACGGTGCGATCTACGCCTGGGGCATGAACTCCTCCGGCCAACTCGGCATCGGCGGTTTCAACCCGCAGGAATCGGCGACGCCCGTGAAGGTGAACCAGGGGCAGATCCCGGCGGGAGTGAAACCGGTGTCGATCGCCGCCGGCTCGGGGCGTGCCGCCGTGCTCGCCGACAACGGCTGGGTGTACAGCTGGGGCGAGCCGTCGAACGGAGAGGGCACGAACAACTGGCGTCCCGAGCCCGTCGCGCTGGCGCAGGGGCAGATCCCCGCAGGTGTCACCCTCACCCAGCTCGCCAACGGCAACGGCAACACCTACGCGCTCGGCAGCGACGGCTGGATCTACTCCTGGGGCGGCAGCTTCATGGGCGGCAACGGCGATGGCAACGTCGGTGGAGCCGACCGGCTCGCCCCGGTGCGGATCGCACAGGGGGCGGTTCCCGCCGGCGTCACGTTCACCCAGGTCGCTGCCGGCTCGTATGTGGGCTACGGGCTCGGCACCGACGGAAAGATCTACTCCTGGGGGTACAACGGCAACGGCCGCCTCGGCATCGGTGACACCGGTGTGACCGCCGTCGGAGCCCCCGTGCTCGTCTCCGCGGGCGACATGCCCGCAGGCCTCAGCATCAAGAAGATCGTCGCGAGCGAGTTCCACGTTCTCGTGCTCGCCGACGACGGGACCATGTACAGCTGGGGCTACAACCCCGACGGTCAGCTCGGCATCAACTCGGTCGTCGACGCGGCGGCGCCCGTCAAGGTCGACACCAGCGACATCCCCGCCGGTGTCATCGCCACGGATGTCGAGATCGGGCTGCAGGCGTCGTTCGCGCTGGGTTCGGACGGTCGTCTCTACAGCTGGGGAGGAATGCGTCCGACCTGGGGCAGCATCTCCGGTCCCGCACAGCTCGGCAGCTACGCGAGCGAGGGGCGGATGCGGCCGGGCCTCGCGCTCAGCTTCGGGGTGACCGAGGTCACCTTCGACGGCATCCCCGGCACCGACCTCGACGCGTCGGGGTGCCCGATCAGCGTCGTGACCCCGCCGCACGTTCACGGTCCCGTCGACGTCGTCGTCCGCACGGGCCTGATCGCGGGGACCACCGCCACGCCGTATCAGTCCGCGACGACCTACCCCGGCGGGTTCACGTACCTCGAGCCGCCGGTCATCGTCACCTCCTCCCTCCCGGACGGGACGGTCGGGACCATCTACACCGCGACGGTCGAGGCGACGGGACCGGGGCCGATCACGCTCGCGGTCACCACGGGCTCGCTGCCCCCGGGGCTCGTCCTGGATCCGGCCACGGGGGCGCTCACGGGCACCCCGACGACCGCGGGCACCTACACGTTCACGGTGACGGCGACGAATCAGTACGGGACCGACACCCAGGAGTACGTGGTCGTGATCCGCGAGCGGACGGTGATCCCGACGATCGATCCGATCGATCCGACCGACCCGACCGGCGCGCCTCGCGGAGGAAGCACGTCCGGCGGCAGCGCCTCGCTCGCCGTCACCGGCGGCACCGCTGCGTTCGCGGCGTACGCGGCCGGGGCCGGAGCGCTCCTGATCGTCGGCGGCAGCGGCTATCTGCTGTTCACCAGGAGCCGTCGACGGGTGTGA
- a CDS encoding RNA polymerase sigma factor, whose product MGEATDQVDRRVVDDRRAREANAGDRGAAGEYLAENLPYLLSIARRISNGVLDPDDLAADAIAALLALWAEGRGPTSNPNAYLSRAMRNRLIDEYRSPRSRVGGILDADEELQPHFDSTRRTDLHREYAYVAAALQSLPPDQQLVLKAVVVDGRKPGDLEGELARRAPAISSLLRRAKLSLRRATLRVVLEEDAPADCRRAAGDLPESVAVQMEDVPRSRGMAHIRTCDRCRAAWGRFGALTSALGTVALLVAGSVLSPSGSAEADDRPRGTPTAPPSVARRLSGARRISLVPQIMAIASVVVGVLLIALALPAVQNLLSGGPVGGLQLAVASRALPAERAEIDVDLRLGDTEDVVVELLLPPGLSVLSTPEAWDCSPSSTGAICRGDATSRVTFALVDSRPDEAGGYRLLLAGHRGDRAVSGVAEGQVRSETQTVTATVG is encoded by the coding sequence ATGGGCGAAGCAACGGACCAGGTCGATCGGCGTGTCGTCGATGATCGACGGGCCCGAGAGGCGAACGCGGGGGACCGTGGTGCGGCCGGGGAGTACCTCGCCGAGAATCTCCCGTACCTGTTGTCGATAGCGCGACGGATCTCCAATGGCGTGCTCGATCCCGACGACCTCGCCGCGGACGCCATCGCCGCCCTCCTCGCGCTGTGGGCCGAGGGTAGGGGACCGACCTCGAACCCCAACGCCTATCTCTCGCGAGCGATGAGGAACCGTCTGATCGACGAGTACCGTTCACCGCGCTCCCGCGTCGGCGGCATCCTCGATGCCGATGAGGAGCTCCAGCCGCACTTCGACTCGACCAGGCGCACCGATCTTCACCGCGAGTACGCGTATGTCGCCGCCGCTCTGCAGTCCCTCCCGCCGGATCAGCAGCTGGTGCTGAAAGCCGTCGTCGTCGATGGGCGCAAGCCGGGAGACCTCGAGGGAGAACTGGCGCGGCGGGCGCCGGCGATCTCGTCCCTGCTGCGGCGCGCCAAGCTCAGCCTGCGCCGGGCGACGCTGCGGGTGGTCCTCGAAGAAGACGCGCCAGCGGACTGCCGTCGCGCCGCCGGTGACCTCCCGGAGTCGGTCGCGGTGCAGATGGAGGATGTCCCTCGATCGCGCGGCATGGCGCACATCCGCACGTGCGATCGGTGCAGGGCCGCCTGGGGCCGGTTCGGCGCCCTCACCTCCGCGCTCGGCACGGTCGCGCTCCTCGTCGCCGGAAGCGTGCTCAGCCCGTCCGGCTCTGCCGAGGCCGATGATCGTCCGCGGGGGACGCCGACCGCGCCACCGTCGGTGGCCCGACGGCTCTCCGGCGCGCGACGGATCTCCCTGGTGCCGCAGATCATGGCGATCGCCTCGGTCGTGGTGGGGGTGCTCCTGATCGCGCTGGCTCTTCCTGCGGTGCAGAACCTCCTCTCGGGAGGGCCGGTCGGTGGGCTCCAACTCGCCGTCGCCTCACGAGCGCTTCCGGCCGAGCGTGCCGAGATCGACGTGGACCTGCGGCTGGGAGACACCGAGGACGTCGTGGTCGAGCTCCTTCTTCCGCCCGGACTGAGCGTTCTGAGCACTCCCGAGGCATGGGACTGCTCGCCCTCCTCGACGGGTGCCATCTGCCGGGGGGATGCGACCTCCCGCGTCACCTTCGCCCTCGTCGACTCCCGCCCTGATGAGGCCGGCGGATACCGGCTCCTGCTGGCCGGGCATCGCGGGGACCGCGCGGTCAGCGGTGTCGCCGAGGGGCAGGTGCGTTCCGAGACGCAGACCGTCACGGCGACGGTCGGCTGA
- a CDS encoding DUF2273 domain-containing protein, with amino-acid sequence MSATTVGALIGALLALAALLFGFWGFLLMAVFAGIGALVGRIASGKLDVRGLADVFTGRRTS; translated from the coding sequence ATGAGCGCCACAACGGTCGGCGCCCTGATCGGCGCTCTGCTGGCCCTCGCCGCCCTGCTGTTCGGGTTCTGGGGGTTCCTCCTCATGGCCGTGTTCGCGGGCATCGGGGCGCTCGTGGGCCGAATCGCCTCCGGCAAGCTCGACGTCCGCGGTCTCGCAGACGTCTTCACCGGGCGGCGCACCTCCTGA
- a CDS encoding MIP/aquaporin family protein, with product MTGTARKALAEALATFLFVLAIIAAVNSGSPLTPLAIGFTLMVLVFSTGHISGAHLNPAVSVGVFLRGGLSVADFISYLIAQFVGGALAALVSMSVWPVGEKAMIVEVGPAFLVEALFTLILVWVVLNTATSKDTAGNSFYGLAIGATVFVGAATVGSISGGGFNPAVALGLSVSGHFAWSSLWLYLVAPVVGAVIAAILFRVLNTDDAKKIAAAE from the coding sequence ATGACCGGTACGGCACGCAAGGCGCTCGCAGAGGCGCTCGCCACCTTCCTCTTCGTCCTCGCGATCATCGCGGCAGTGAACAGCGGCAGCCCGCTGACTCCGCTCGCGATCGGCTTCACCCTGATGGTGCTCGTGTTCTCGACGGGCCACATCTCGGGTGCACACCTCAACCCGGCCGTCTCGGTCGGCGTGTTCCTGCGCGGCGGCCTCAGCGTCGCCGACTTCATCTCCTACCTCATCGCCCAGTTCGTCGGTGGCGCACTGGCCGCGCTCGTCAGCATGTCCGTGTGGCCCGTCGGCGAGAAGGCCATGATCGTCGAGGTCGGCCCTGCGTTCCTCGTCGAGGCGCTCTTCACGCTGATCCTCGTGTGGGTCGTGCTCAACACCGCCACGTCGAAGGACACCGCGGGCAACTCGTTCTACGGTCTCGCCATCGGTGCGACCGTGTTCGTGGGCGCGGCGACCGTCGGCTCGATCTCGGGTGGCGGCTTCAACCCGGCCGTCGCGCTCGGTCTCTCGGTCAGCGGTCACTTCGCCTGGAGCTCGCTGTGGCTCTACCTCGTCGCCCCCGTCGTCGGAGCCGTGATCGCGGCGATCCTGTTCCGGGTGCTCAACACGGACGACGCCAAGAAGATCGCCGCAGCGGAGTAG
- a CDS encoding Asp23/Gls24 family envelope stress response protein yields the protein MANQDQNTPAPAEKELAQAAPKAAGASASRVDRSSGFSASRVPADENAAGKTTIADGVVAKVAGIAAREVPGVYALGGGGARAFGAIRDVINATDLAQGVKVEVGDTQAAADLTIVVEYPAPIQDVANNVRAAVAGAISRLVGLEVVEVNVEVNDVHVPGDDNDDEESRVS from the coding sequence ATGGCAAACCAGGACCAGAACACCCCCGCTCCGGCCGAGAAGGAGCTCGCTCAGGCTGCTCCGAAGGCTGCCGGCGCCTCCGCGTCGCGCGTCGACCGGTCGAGCGGATTCTCCGCTTCGCGCGTCCCCGCCGACGAGAACGCCGCGGGTAAGACGACCATCGCTGACGGTGTGGTGGCCAAGGTCGCCGGCATCGCCGCGCGTGAGGTCCCCGGCGTCTACGCGCTCGGCGGCGGCGGAGCCCGCGCCTTCGGCGCCATCCGCGACGTCATCAACGCCACCGACCTCGCTCAGGGCGTCAAGGTCGAGGTCGGCGACACGCAGGCTGCAGCCGACCTGACCATCGTCGTCGAGTACCCGGCACCCATCCAGGATGTCGCGAACAACGTCCGTGCTGCTGTCGCCGGTGCGATCAGCCGCCTGGTCGGCCTCGAGGTCGTCGAGGTCAACGTCGAGGTCAACGACGTGCACGTGCCCGGCGACGACAACGACGACGAGGAGTCGCGCGTCTCATGA
- a CDS encoding multidrug transporter: MSTPEHASDEEMTSAQKRHDQLTAAPEATEADAAPRIEVSEHDGNTRIDIASEAPVRPGPGPGMPEADSED; the protein is encoded by the coding sequence ATGAGCACGCCTGAGCACGCATCCGACGAAGAGATGACGAGCGCGCAGAAGCGACACGACCAGCTGACGGCGGCGCCGGAGGCCACCGAGGCCGATGCCGCGCCCCGCATCGAGGTCAGTGAGCACGACGGGAACACCCGCATCGACATCGCCTCGGAGGCGCCTGTGCGTCCGGGACCCGGCCCGGGAATGCCCGAGGCCGATTCCGAGGACTGA
- a CDS encoding APC family permease encodes MTTETAPAAETSPRLRRAITGPLLFAFILGDVLGAGIYALMGVLSEKVGGMLWAPLLLALLLAMLTAGSYAELVTKYPRAGGAAVFAERAFHSPLVSFLVGFSMLAAGVTSAAGLAIAFAGDYLGTFLDLPTIPVAIAFLALVGLLNARGIRESMGANLVMTAIELSGLVIVVAVVAIFVGGGGGDLSRVTEVPEGTNAAIAVLSGAVIAYYSFVGFETSANMIEEVKDPRRTYPRALFGALFTAGAVYVLVGLASAIALPPAALQESSGPLLAVVEATGASIPSWLFSLIALVAVANGALLTMIMVSRLTYGMAEQNLLPATLGRVLPKRRTPWVAILATTLVAMGLTLVGDLATLAETVVLLLLVVFLSVNVSVLVLRRDRVENDHFRVWTFVPVLGIGSCILLLTQQRPAVWLFGGILLAVGGVLYLLALWGRKHTGKRNDTSGGDTVGNPKENHEHA; translated from the coding sequence ATGACGACCGAGACCGCGCCCGCCGCCGAGACCTCGCCCCGGCTGCGGAGGGCGATCACCGGGCCTCTCCTGTTCGCATTCATTCTGGGCGACGTGCTGGGCGCCGGCATCTACGCGCTGATGGGCGTGCTCTCCGAGAAGGTCGGCGGGATGCTGTGGGCGCCCCTGCTCCTGGCGCTGCTTCTCGCGATGCTCACCGCAGGCTCGTACGCCGAGCTCGTCACCAAGTACCCTCGTGCCGGTGGTGCAGCGGTCTTCGCCGAGCGCGCCTTCCACAGCCCCCTGGTGTCGTTCCTGGTCGGATTCAGCATGCTCGCGGCGGGCGTCACGAGCGCGGCCGGACTCGCCATCGCGTTCGCGGGCGACTACCTGGGCACGTTCCTCGACCTGCCGACGATCCCGGTCGCCATCGCGTTCCTCGCCCTCGTCGGCCTCCTGAACGCCCGCGGCATCCGGGAGTCCATGGGAGCCAATCTCGTGATGACGGCGATCGAGCTCAGCGGCCTCGTCATCGTCGTCGCCGTGGTCGCGATCTTCGTCGGCGGTGGTGGCGGTGACCTCTCCCGTGTCACCGAGGTGCCGGAGGGCACGAATGCTGCGATCGCGGTGCTGTCGGGCGCCGTCATCGCCTACTACTCGTTCGTCGGGTTCGAGACCTCCGCGAACATGATCGAAGAGGTGAAGGATCCGCGCCGCACGTACCCCCGCGCCCTCTTCGGCGCTCTGTTCACCGCCGGAGCGGTGTACGTGCTGGTCGGGTTGGCGAGCGCGATCGCGCTCCCGCCCGCAGCACTGCAGGAGTCGAGCGGACCCCTGCTCGCCGTCGTGGAGGCCACCGGCGCCAGCATCCCCTCCTGGCTGTTCAGCCTCATCGCGCTCGTCGCCGTCGCCAACGGCGCACTGCTGACGATGATCATGGTCAGCCGCCTGACCTACGGCATGGCCGAGCAGAACCTCCTGCCCGCCACCCTCGGCCGCGTGCTCCCGAAGAGGCGGACTCCCTGGGTCGCGATCCTCGCCACCACCCTCGTGGCGATGGGCCTGACCCTCGTCGGGGATCTGGCGACGCTCGCCGAGACCGTCGTGCTGCTGCTTCTGGTCGTCTTCCTCAGCGTCAACGTGTCCGTGCTGGTGCTGCGTCGGGACCGCGTCGAGAACGATCACTTCCGCGTGTGGACCTTCGTCCCTGTGCTCGGCATCGGCTCCTGCATCCTGCTGCTCACCCAGCAGCGTCCGGCCGTCTGGCTCTTCGGCGGGATCCTGCTCGCCGTCGGTGGTGTGCTCTACCTGCTGGCGCTGTGGGGCAGGAAGCACACCGGGAAGAGGAACGACACTTCCGGCGGCGACACCGTCGGCAACCCGAAGGAGAACCATGAGCACGCCTGA